A part of Paenibacillus sp. IHBB 10380 genomic DNA contains:
- the gnd gene encoding phosphogluconate dehydrogenase (NAD(+)-dependent, decarboxylating), with product MKLGMIGLGKMGYNLVLNLLDHGHEIIVSDINPEKGAQLAQHGATVASTIEDLVAKLEQPRVIWIMVPAGPVVEGLIDTLSGLLNKGDIIIDGGNSHYKESITRAEKLSERGIHFFDAGTSGGTKGAEHGACFMVGGNPEIFPLIEPLFKDLAVHQGYLYAGESGSGHFLKMIHNGIEYGMMQSIAEGFELLEKSSFNFNYEAVASVWSNGSVIRGWLMELAQNAFAKDPELSSIRGVMQSSGEGKWAIQTALDLEASTPVIALSLLMRYRSLEENTFHGKVVAALRNEFGGHAVVKED from the coding sequence ATGAAACTCGGTATGATCGGCCTTGGAAAAATGGGCTACAATCTGGTATTGAATTTGCTAGACCATGGGCATGAAATTATTGTAAGCGATATCAATCCTGAAAAAGGAGCGCAATTGGCACAACATGGAGCGACTGTAGCTTCTACAATAGAGGACCTAGTAGCAAAGCTAGAACAGCCTAGAGTGATATGGATCATGGTCCCAGCAGGACCTGTGGTAGAGGGTTTAATCGATACTCTCTCCGGGTTGCTGAACAAGGGCGATATTATTATTGATGGTGGAAACTCTCATTATAAAGAATCTATCACCCGCGCAGAGAAGCTGAGCGAACGCGGCATACACTTCTTTGATGCCGGCACATCTGGCGGAACTAAGGGTGCAGAGCACGGAGCTTGCTTCATGGTTGGCGGTAACCCGGAGATTTTCCCATTAATCGAGCCATTATTCAAGGACCTGGCGGTTCATCAAGGCTATCTGTATGCGGGAGAGAGTGGCAGCGGACATTTCCTGAAGATGATTCATAACGGTATCGAGTACGGCATGATGCAATCTATAGCCGAAGGCTTCGAGCTGCTGGAGAAGAGCAGTTTCAATTTCAACTACGAAGCTGTAGCCAGCGTATGGTCGAACGGTTCTGTAATCCGCGGTTGGCTGATGGAGCTTGCCCAAAATGCTTTTGCCAAAGATCCGGAGCTTTCCAGCATCCGGGGCGTGATGCAGAGCTCAGGCGAAGGCAAATGGGCGATACAGACAGCCCTTGATCTGGAAGCCAGCACGCCAGTCATTGCCCTATCTCTTCTGATGCGTTACCGCTCACTGGAGGAGAATACTTTTCACGGTAAGGTTGTTGCCGCGCTCCGCAACGAATTCGGCGGCCATGCCGTTGTCAAAGAAGACTGA
- a CDS encoding DMT family transporter — protein sequence MPRLAYAALISLSLIWGGSFFFVKVLLNDFGPWTIAFLRSSCGLIVVVVIMLGLRKPFGIREIPWIPMVIMSLINTAIPWALIAYSETHLTSSMASVLNATTPVWTIIVGILFFGTRSSRKQWLGISIASVGLIILLGVNTHSIISVDSIGLICMLSATFCYAIGSQLSKRLLTGYSMYQITFGTLVSSMLGSGAMAFTTEAVSLSHLASLSNMIMIAGLGGFGSGIAYILFYYMVQQGSAEFATLVTYLVPCTALVWGYALLGEDITWNLVVGLCIILGGVFVASRRQKLNQEMIS from the coding sequence TTGCCACGACTCGCCTATGCTGCACTCATCTCACTTAGTCTTATTTGGGGAGGTTCTTTCTTTTTTGTCAAAGTGCTGTTAAATGATTTTGGACCTTGGACCATTGCCTTTCTAAGATCTTCATGCGGTCTAATTGTCGTAGTAGTCATTATGCTTGGGCTAAGAAAGCCATTCGGAATTCGAGAAATTCCTTGGATTCCTATGGTGATCATGTCTTTAATTAATACAGCTATCCCGTGGGCACTTATTGCTTATAGTGAGACACATCTGACCAGTAGTATGGCTTCCGTCTTGAATGCTACAACGCCTGTATGGACTATCATTGTTGGGATTCTTTTTTTCGGAACGCGTTCTAGTCGGAAGCAGTGGCTTGGGATAAGTATTGCATCGGTCGGTCTTATCATTCTGCTCGGAGTTAATACCCATTCGATTATTTCTGTGGATAGCATTGGATTGATCTGCATGCTCTCAGCTACATTCTGTTATGCTATTGGATCTCAGCTATCTAAACGTCTGCTCACAGGTTACTCGATGTATCAAATCACCTTTGGTACGTTGGTAAGCAGTATGTTGGGAAGTGGAGCGATGGCTTTTACTACGGAAGCAGTCTCGCTTTCACATCTTGCGTCCTTATCAAACATGATCATGATTGCTGGATTAGGGGGATTTGGATCAGGGATTGCTTACATTCTTTTTTATTATATGGTTCAACAAGGGAGTGCAGAGTTTGCAACGCTGGTCACCTATTTAGTTCCTTGTACGGCGCTCGTATGGGGATATGCACTACTAGGTGAGGATATAACTTGGAACTTAGTGGTTGGATTATGTATCATTCTTGGCGGCGTATTTGTAGCAAGTAGAAGACAGAAGCTTAACCAAGAAATGATCTCGTAA
- a CDS encoding DUF1129 family protein, whose product MNIKAMIKENNRLREQMTPANKDYYEDIVVYFRDSGAARIPSEQLLLDLAHQLLEAQSKGKSAKQLFGPDAEEYSRIKLQDLPKRKATEGIKYYVMIPWIALTLFFFIETLIGFFAQLLGQSTDNLTQISVLTLIIVAGGSILLVESVTKLLNHGTEEENAAPSKPKLTLKGIGIYVVILLIVVFVGFTFSSTLPTFNVQPGISLVITIIGALGWGFLFRSK is encoded by the coding sequence ATGAACATTAAAGCTATGATTAAAGAGAATAATCGCCTGAGAGAACAAATGACACCTGCCAACAAAGACTATTACGAAGATATTGTCGTTTACTTTAGAGATAGCGGGGCTGCTCGTATTCCAAGTGAACAATTACTACTGGATTTAGCACATCAATTATTAGAGGCTCAATCCAAGGGAAAGAGCGCTAAACAATTGTTTGGACCTGATGCTGAGGAATACAGCCGTATTAAGCTACAAGATCTGCCAAAGAGGAAAGCTACAGAAGGTATAAAGTACTATGTTATGATCCCTTGGATCGCTCTGACATTATTCTTCTTCATCGAGACTCTTATCGGCTTCTTCGCACAATTGCTCGGTCAATCGACCGATAACCTTACTCAGATTAGCGTCCTAACACTCATTATTGTTGCTGGTGGCTCCATCCTGCTTGTTGAATCTGTCACAAAATTATTGAATCATGGGACAGAAGAAGAGAATGCCGCCCCTTCTAAACCTAAATTAACACTTAAAGGAATCGGCATATACGTAGTCATTCTACTCATCGTTGTGTTTGTTGGATTTACATTCAGCAGTACTCTGCCTACCTTTAACGTGCAACCAGGTATAAGCCTAGTCATAACTATCATCGGAGCCTTGGGGTGGGGATTCTTATTTAGAAGTAAATAA
- a CDS encoding DODA-type extradiol aromatic ring-opening family dioxygenase — MTLPSLFIAHGSPMLALEDHEYVRFLENLGRDLKKPKAIIVFSAHWDSPDQSVTVDESHHTMYDFYGFPEEMYKLTYPAQGSPEINQRIDELFQTNNLHYVPVKGRGLDHGVWVILQKMFPNADIPVVELSVDSRRSPKEQYAIGKMLSELRKEDVLIIGSGGLVHNLRMVNSQATEPDAWAMEFDDWIAEQLESWDLLSLFNYGHKAPYADQAVPHYAIEHLVPLFYAMGAADDQRHAKRLIQQYQYGNLSLNCWKFGSDEEN; from the coding sequence ATGACATTACCTTCTTTATTTATAGCACACGGCTCGCCAATGCTCGCATTAGAGGATCATGAGTATGTTCGGTTCCTGGAGAATTTAGGTCGGGATTTAAAGAAACCAAAGGCGATCATTGTGTTCTCAGCGCATTGGGACAGTCCAGATCAGTCGGTAACTGTGGATGAATCACATCATACGATGTATGATTTCTACGGATTCCCTGAGGAGATGTATAAACTTACTTATCCAGCCCAAGGGAGTCCTGAAATCAATCAGCGAATTGATGAATTATTTCAGACAAACAATCTGCACTATGTCCCAGTAAAGGGACGTGGGCTTGATCACGGTGTCTGGGTCATTCTACAGAAGATGTTCCCAAACGCAGATATTCCGGTGGTGGAGCTCTCTGTAGATTCCCGTCGATCTCCAAAGGAACAATATGCAATCGGTAAGATGTTGTCAGAGCTTCGTAAAGAAGATGTGCTTATTATAGGTAGTGGTGGACTTGTCCATAATCTACGCATGGTGAATAGTCAGGCTACTGAGCCAGATGCATGGGCCATGGAGTTCGATGATTGGATAGCAGAACAACTGGAGTCTTGGGATTTGTTATCACTGTTCAATTATGGTCATAAGGCTCCTTATGCAGATCAGGCCGTTCCTCATTATGCGATAGAACACTTAGTTCCCCTATTCTATGCTATGGGAGCAGCAGATGATCAACGACATGCGAAGCGATTAATTCAACAGTATCAATACGGTAATCTTAGTCTGAATTGCTGGAAGTTTGGTTCGGATGAAGAGAACTGA
- a CDS encoding alpha/beta hydrolase, whose product MERHIIIRHNEEELTANVHYPSSSVKREGRCKDRVPLVVICHGFVGSRIGVDRLFVKTSRELAEEGYMVVRFDYIGCGESTGDYGQEGLESMIDQTRTVLDYALSCADVDPTRVTLIGHSLGGAVAILAAGRDQRVKNLVLWAPVGYPFNDIVKIIGKDVYETAIKTGLSDYLGYEFTAPFFESLAPFQPFQQAGKFGGNVLLIHGTADESIPVDYTFLYQKVFWMRPEGRCDKEIIFQADHTFSSGPHRKQLMDHTKQWLNHQENVQQEWQHWMI is encoded by the coding sequence ATGGAGCGGCATATTATTATCCGGCACAATGAAGAAGAATTGACAGCTAATGTTCATTATCCGTCTTCGTCTGTTAAGAGAGAAGGACGCTGCAAAGATCGGGTACCTCTAGTGGTTATATGCCATGGCTTTGTAGGTAGTCGAATCGGTGTGGATCGTCTATTCGTCAAGACATCGCGGGAATTAGCAGAAGAAGGTTATATGGTCGTTCGTTTCGATTATATTGGTTGTGGTGAAAGTACGGGGGATTATGGACAGGAAGGGCTGGAGTCGATGATTGATCAGACCCGGACTGTGCTTGACTATGCTCTTAGTTGTGCGGATGTTGATCCTACTCGGGTTACTCTCATTGGGCATAGCCTTGGAGGTGCGGTCGCGATTCTGGCTGCAGGGCGGGACCAAAGAGTTAAGAATTTGGTGTTGTGGGCACCTGTTGGTTATCCATTCAACGATATTGTCAAGATTATAGGTAAAGACGTATACGAGACAGCTATAAAAACAGGGTTGTCTGATTATCTTGGCTATGAATTCACAGCTCCGTTCTTTGAATCACTGGCTCCGTTTCAACCCTTTCAGCAAGCAGGTAAATTTGGTGGGAATGTTTTATTGATCCATGGAACTGCAGATGAATCCATTCCAGTGGACTATACTTTCCTATATCAGAAAGTATTCTGGATGCGGCCTGAAGGACGGTGTGACAAGGAGATTATTTTTCAAGCAGATCATACTTTTTCTTCCGGACCTCACCGTAAACAATTGATGGACCATACGAAGCAATGGCTCAACCACCAAGAGAATGTCCAGCAAGAATGGCAGCATTGGATGATCTAA
- a CDS encoding GntR family transcriptional regulator, with the protein MQYPTAWLQGASRGESIACELRLQIINEQIKPGEVLSENRIAADFGTSRSPVREALKYLSGEGLIRLERMGAVVIGLNLKDVEELYDVRYLIESFAQQKLAGGGHEAMILQLEQIIDKMKLAVKHNDIVEFANQDFIFHEAIVKEANHTRILHLWNSIRHIVMTVMLITTEKGFHEGEERMNWVAEKHRTVVESLRSGDIEIIRKVVQDYFADSGRTLIHSLP; encoded by the coding sequence ATGCAATATCCAACGGCCTGGCTGCAAGGAGCTTCTCGCGGAGAATCCATTGCCTGTGAACTCAGGCTGCAAATTATAAATGAACAGATCAAGCCGGGGGAAGTCCTCTCGGAGAACCGAATAGCCGCAGATTTCGGCACAAGCCGTTCTCCAGTCCGGGAAGCGCTTAAATATTTATCGGGTGAAGGGTTAATCCGCCTTGAAAGAATGGGCGCGGTTGTTATCGGACTCAATTTAAAGGACGTCGAGGAATTGTACGATGTGCGCTACCTCATCGAAAGCTTCGCCCAACAAAAGCTCGCGGGCGGCGGGCACGAAGCAATGATCCTGCAGCTAGAGCAAATCATCGATAAAATGAAGCTCGCGGTAAAACACAATGATATTGTCGAGTTCGCGAATCAGGATTTCATCTTTCACGAAGCGATTGTCAAAGAAGCGAATCATACCCGGATTCTGCATTTGTGGAACAGCATCCGCCATATTGTAATGACCGTCATGTTGATAACCACCGAAAAAGGCTTCCACGAAGGCGAAGAAAGAATGAACTGGGTAGCGGAGAAGCATCGTACCGTGGTAGAAAGCCTTCGCTCCGGGGACATCGAAATCATTCGCAAGGTCGTTCAGGATTACTTTGCGGATTCGGGAAGAACGCTTATACACAGCCTGCCTTAG